In Zea mays cultivar B73 chromosome 7, Zm-B73-REFERENCE-NAM-5.0, whole genome shotgun sequence, the following proteins share a genomic window:
- the LOC103632161 gene encoding uncharacterized protein — protein MAASLQALACAMLLLAVSPSPLACTASKTLLQDRCESYAGGDRSSYDYCVRTLRRDNKSATADELGLAVIAARMARATAKATGVKIAWLRANETVPVRRDCLAACAREYAAAVRRLGHAASAARAGKLQHAQTLLAEATGTPALCDAAFAAARQDSPLADADLGLDDQIELAIAILPAPRPSLPART, from the coding sequence ATGGCGGCATCTCTTCAAGCTCTCGCCTGCGCCATGCTCCTCCTAGCCGTCTCCCCGTCCCCGCTCGCTTGCACGGCCTCCAAGACGCTGCTGCAGGACAGGTGCGAGAGCTACGCGGGTGGCGACAGGAGCAGCTACGACTACTGTGTCCGGACGCTGCGGCGCGACAACAAGAGCGCCACCGCCGACGAGCTGGGCCTCGCCGTGATCGCGGCGAGGATGGCCAGGGCGACGGCCAAGGCCACCGGAGTCAAGATCGCCTGGCTGCGGGCCAACGAGACGGTCCCGGTGCGGCGTGACTGCCTGGCCGCGTGCGCCAGAGAGTACGCCGCCGCCGTGCGCCGGCTCGGGCACGCCGCGTCGGCCGCACGGGCCGGGAAGCTGCAGCACGCGCAGACGCTGCTCGCGGAGGCCACGGGCACCCCCGCGCTCTGCGACGCCGCGTTCGCCGCCGCCCGGCAGGACTCGCCGCTGGCTGACGCCGACCTCGGCCTCGACGACCAGATCGAGTTGGCGATCGCCATCTTGCCGGCGCCGCGGCCGTCGCTGCCGGCTAGGACGTGA